A portion of the Lolium rigidum isolate FL_2022 chromosome 1, APGP_CSIRO_Lrig_0.1, whole genome shotgun sequence genome contains these proteins:
- the LOC124680813 gene encoding hexokinase-8-like isoform X2, which yields MRAGLEKEGGSRVKMLLSYVDKLPTGREEGLFYGLDLGGTNFRVLKVQLGGNDQRIANRESRAVAIPPHLMSGSSSVGEDVAVKLQTAMEKKGVDIHVAALINDAVGTLAGARYYDKDVIAGVIFGTGTNAAYVEKANAIPKWEGELPESGDMVINMEWGNFYSCHLPVTEYDQALDKESLNPGEQIYEKLTSGMYLGEIVRRVLLKLSLQSAIFGEIDHTKLKTHFHLRTPHISAMHHDETPDLKIVAQKLEETLGIAGTSLETREMVVKIIDIITRRAARLAAAGLTGILKKLGRDGSIDKRRSVIAIDGGMFEHYAKFSKCLATTLSELVGEELSKSVVVKHADEGPGIGAALIAASHSQYGNVEGNPDVKY from the exons ATGCGCGCGGGACTGGAGAAGGAGGGTGGCAGCAGGGTCAAGATGCTGCTCTCCTACGTTGACAAGCTCCCCACTGG GAGAGAGGAAGGTTTGTTCTATGGATTGGACCTAGGAGGGACAAACTTCCGCGTCTTGAAGGTGCAACTAGGTGGTAACGATCAGCGTATTGCTAACCGTGAGTCCAGAGCAGTCGCCATTCCACCACATTTGATGTCAGGGAGCTCCTCG GTGGGTGAAGATGTAGCGGTTAAGCTGCAAACGGCTATGGAGAAGAAAGGTGTAGACATACATGTGGCTGCACTG ATCAATGACGCTGTTGGGACATTGGCTGGAGCCAGATACTATGATAAAGATGTTATTGCTGGTGTGATATTTGGTACTGGTACAAATGCTGCCTATGTTGAGAAGGCAAATGCTATACCAAAATGGGAAGGAGAGCTGCCGGAGTCAGGGGATATG GTGATTAATATGGAATGGGGTAACTTCTATTCATGCCATCTTCCAGTCACTGAATACGATCAAGCATTAGATAAGGAAAGCTTAAATCCGGGGGAGCAG ATCTACGAGAAGTTAACCTCAGGAATGTATTTAGGTGAAATAGTAAGGAGGGTATTGCTTAAACTGTCCCTGCAATCTGCAATTTTTGGTGAAATTGACCATACTAAGCTCAAAACTCATTTCCATCTGCG GACTCCACATATTTCTGCAATGCATCATGATGAAACACCTGATCTGAAGATTGTGGCACAaaaactggaagaaaccctaggg ATTGCAGGCACATCCTTAGAGACGCGGGAAATGGTCGTCAAAATTATTGACATTATCACAAGAAGGGCAGCCCGGTTGGCTGCAGCAGGCCTTACAGGGATCCTCAAGAAGCTTGGGAGAGATGGCTCCATCGACAAGCGTCGGTCAGTCATCGCCATTGATGGAGGAATGTTCGAAcactatgccaagttcagcaagtgcttgGCAACTACTCTAAGTGAACTGGTAGGAGAGGAGTTGTCTAAGTCAGTAGTCGTCAAACACGCAGATGAAGGTCCGGGGATCGGAGCTGCCCTGATTGCTGCTTCCCATTCTCAATACGGAAATGTCGAGGGGAACCCGGATGTTAAATATTAG
- the LOC124680813 gene encoding hexokinase-8-like isoform X1, translating to MAEQVVADLRERCATPASLLRDVATEMADEMRAGLEKEGGSRVKMLLSYVDKLPTGREEGLFYGLDLGGTNFRVLKVQLGGNDQRIANRESRAVAIPPHLMSGSSSELFGFIASELAKFVADEDKGNSFSTGKKRELGFTFSFPVRQHSIASGTLVKWTKAFCIEDAVGEDVAVKLQTAMEKKGVDIHVAALINDAVGTLAGARYYDKDVIAGVIFGTGTNAAYVEKANAIPKWEGELPESGDMVINMEWGNFYSCHLPVTEYDQALDKESLNPGEQIYEKLTSGMYLGEIVRRVLLKLSLQSAIFGEIDHTKLKTHFHLRTPHISAMHHDETPDLKIVAQKLEETLGIAGTSLETREMVVKIIDIITRRAARLAAAGLTGILKKLGRDGSIDKRRSVIAIDGGMFEHYAKFSKCLATTLSELVGEELSKSVVVKHADEGPGIGAALIAASHSQYGNVEGNPDVKY from the exons ATGGCGGAGCAGGTGGTGGCGGACCTCCGAGAGAGGTGCGCGACGCCGGCGTCACTGCTGCGCGACGTGGCGACGGAGATGGCCGACGAGATGCGCGCGGGACTGGAGAAGGAGGGTGGCAGCAGGGTCAAGATGCTGCTCTCCTACGTTGACAAGCTCCCCACTGG GAGAGAGGAAGGTTTGTTCTATGGATTGGACCTAGGAGGGACAAACTTCCGCGTCTTGAAGGTGCAACTAGGTGGTAACGATCAGCGTATTGCTAACCGTGAGTCCAGAGCAGTCGCCATTCCACCACATTTGATGTCAGGGAGCTCCTCG GAATTGTTTGGTTTCATTGCTTCTGAATTAGCCAAGTTTGTTGCGGATGAAGATAAGGGTAATAGCTTTTCAACTGGGAAGAAACGAGAACTAGGATTCACATTTTCTTTCCCAGTGAGGCAACACTCTATTGCATCGGGCACCCTTGTCAAGTGGACAAAGGCATTTTGTATAGAAGATGCT GTGGGTGAAGATGTAGCGGTTAAGCTGCAAACGGCTATGGAGAAGAAAGGTGTAGACATACATGTGGCTGCACTG ATCAATGACGCTGTTGGGACATTGGCTGGAGCCAGATACTATGATAAAGATGTTATTGCTGGTGTGATATTTGGTACTGGTACAAATGCTGCCTATGTTGAGAAGGCAAATGCTATACCAAAATGGGAAGGAGAGCTGCCGGAGTCAGGGGATATG GTGATTAATATGGAATGGGGTAACTTCTATTCATGCCATCTTCCAGTCACTGAATACGATCAAGCATTAGATAAGGAAAGCTTAAATCCGGGGGAGCAG ATCTACGAGAAGTTAACCTCAGGAATGTATTTAGGTGAAATAGTAAGGAGGGTATTGCTTAAACTGTCCCTGCAATCTGCAATTTTTGGTGAAATTGACCATACTAAGCTCAAAACTCATTTCCATCTGCG GACTCCACATATTTCTGCAATGCATCATGATGAAACACCTGATCTGAAGATTGTGGCACAaaaactggaagaaaccctaggg ATTGCAGGCACATCCTTAGAGACGCGGGAAATGGTCGTCAAAATTATTGACATTATCACAAGAAGGGCAGCCCGGTTGGCTGCAGCAGGCCTTACAGGGATCCTCAAGAAGCTTGGGAGAGATGGCTCCATCGACAAGCGTCGGTCAGTCATCGCCATTGATGGAGGAATGTTCGAAcactatgccaagttcagcaagtgcttgGCAACTACTCTAAGTGAACTGGTAGGAGAGGAGTTGTCTAAGTCAGTAGTCGTCAAACACGCAGATGAAGGTCCGGGGATCGGAGCTGCCCTGATTGCTGCTTCCCATTCTCAATACGGAAATGTCGAGGGGAACCCGGATGTTAAATATTAG